The Actinobacillus suis ATCC 33415 DNA segment TGTCGCTTCTAACTCTGGACGAGTCGTTTCGCCAAATCTGCCGACTAGGATCGCAGTGCCAGCATAGCGGCCGATAATTGCTGCATCACTTGCACTTAATACCGGCGGCGTATCAATAATGACTAAGTCATAGTTGGTATTCGCCCAAGATAACAGCTGTTGGAAACGCTCGCCGAGTAAATATTCAGAGAGATTTTCCGTGATTTTACCTTTTGAGATCACATCAAAATGCGCATTAGCCGCAGGGTTGACGACAGATTCAAAGGGTAATGATTGAGTTAAGGCTTCACCAATACCATTTTTATTTTCGGTATCAAACATTTTGTCTAAATAGCTATAACGTGTATCGACATCAATCAGTAAAACTTTTTTGCCTGATTTCGCCACGATATTGGCTAGGTTGGTTGCGATAAAGGTATTGCCGGTGTCATATGAAGCACTTGAAACCATTAACACCTTATTTTTCGCCTCTTGCATTGCGAAGTGAATATCTGCTCGCAAGCCTCGTAACGCTTCAATTGCTGCATCTGTCGGTACATTTTCCGATAATAATTTCGCATTATTTATATTTAAGCGCCCTTGCTTGAACTTATCAAATGAGAAGTTCGGCTGCTTTTTGCTATTCGGTATGCTGGTATAAGCGGTTAGCCCTAATTTTTTCACCATAGCCGGTGATTGAATTGTACGGTTAAATAGCGCTTTAATTAACGAGATGATAAGCCCTAATACGAATCCTAAAAATCCGGATAGTAATGTTGAAACCGCTTTGCTTAATACGCTTGGATTCGGTAGCACTTGAGCCGCATCTAAAATACGAGCATTTCCGACCGCACCGGCTCTAACTACATCCAGCTCCTGCAATTTATTAGAAAGCTGCATATAGATTTGCTGATCCACTTCAAGCTCACGGTTTAAGCTCACCATATCTCGTTGGGTTGCCGGTAAATTTTCCATTTCCTTCGTGATTTTAGCTTTTTCATCACGTAAGGTTTTTTTCTGGTTTAACAAGGCAACGTAAGTCGGGTGGCGTTTAGTAAACTTCTGAGCAATCTCGCCTTCTTTAATGGTTAAGGCGTTTAAATCCGCATCAATACGTACCAAGCGGTCTAAATAAGACTTAGCTTCTAAATCTAAGTCGATAGAGCTATTGTCTTCTTTATACTTATTCAGACTGTTTTCCGCTTCGACTAATTTTTCTCTTACTTCCGGTAAGCGATTTTGCAGTAGCTCTAAGCTCTTAGAGGCTTCTGCCGCATTTTTATGGGCATTTTGTTGCACATAACTTTCGGAAACACTTTTAATGATATTTTTGATATCACGCTGGCTTTCACCTCGGATCGCAATTTCGATCACACCGGTTTGTTTACCTTTTTCATTAATGTGTAAACGTTGTTGCAATCTTTCAATTGCCGCCAGTTCAGCGATCTTTTTCAAACTAAAGCGTTGTCCTGCATTGCCGTGCAAGATAGACACTTTGAATTTAAGTTGGTCGTTAGCGTAAGAACGATTGACCAAGCCTTCTAAAATTAGTGTTTCGCCATCTTTGTGATAAAGGCGATATTCCCCCTTATTTGCCCCGATTTCGAGAATTAATTCTTCTAGGTTCTCATTTTCAGGTATAAATTCAGCAACCAAAATATCCGGCGTATAGCCTGCAAGATTCTCAAGTCCTTTACTGATAAAAGGAATTGAGCGTATCGGTTTTACTTCTGTTGTCAGATTGAGATCTTCCACGGTTTTTGCCAGCACCAAGCGAGATTTAATCACCTCGATTTCAGTATTTGGCGAAGACTCTTGGGTAAAACCGTCGGACAATTCTTTTAAAATATTACCCGACTTCTTTTCATCAACCTGCACAACCGCATTCGCAGTATAAACAGGTGTAGAAAGAATACTGTAACTTAAGCCTAATGCGGCACAAACAACGGTGCAGAATAGGAGCAGATACTTATTATCAAGTAATACATTGATGAATCGCATTAAATCGATCTCATCATTTTTAACGTCTTTATTATTCATTCCATTACCTTTTCGATTGAGGTTTGATTACCAATTCTTAATACGAAGCGTACCTTCGGTTAAATCGTTAAAGCCGGTAATTGTCGGTAATACTTGGGTGATCACACGGTTCCAGCGGGTAAGTGGTGCTGTTGTAACATAAACGACATCGTATGGTTTCAGGAAGAACTCGGTACCTAAAATATAAGAAGTCGGGTTGGTTACGTCTAACTGGTAGATATTTGCCACTTTTTCAATTTGGTTGCCGTTATTATCTTCAACCACTTGTTTTGTACCTCGTTCTCCACGGATAACGAAAATACCCGTTGCATCGGCAGCGAGCTTATCAATGCCGCCGCTAGCAGAAATCGCTTCAGTAAGGCTCATGCCATTACGTCCGATTTTTAATAATTGCGGCGCTTGTACCTCACCGATAACAAATACTTTTTGTGCGTCATTACGTGGAATATGAATAATATCGCCGTCTGTTAGCAAGCGATTTTGCGTAAGATCGCCTTTCTGTAACAGAGCTTCTACTGATACGATTTCATCTTGTCCACGATGAGTAATTGTGACGTTATTCCAATCTGCATCGGTAGAAAGTCCGCCAGCCTTATTAATCGCATCAAGCAGTGTTAAAGGCACATTGCTGATAAATTGTTGCCCCGGATTTTTTACTTCTCCGGTGACGTAAGCTTTTTTAGATTGGAAAGAAGCTACCGTCACTTCCACTTGCGGCTCCATAATATAAGAGGCAAGGCGGCTAGTGATGCGATCTCGAATTTGGTTCACGGTTAAGCCGTTTACTTTAATTGTGCCGACATAAGGATAAAAAATTGTACCGTTAGCATGGACTTGGTTACCGCTATCCGCTGCCGAACGATAAGTTCCTGCCGGTGTGGTTAGCTCAGGGTGATCCCAAACGGTAACATTTAATACGTCACCGATCCCAACGTGATATTGATAAGCCTTGATTTGCTGATCCAATGCGGGATTGTTCTGTGCGCTGGCCTTGAAAGGTGCGAGTTCTTTCAATAATTGCGGGGTAATCAGATAAGCATCAACCGCTTTATCGACATCAAGTACTTCACCCTTTACTTCTACATTTTTATAACGAATCGGAGAATAACTACTCGGAAAAAGAGAGCAACTCGCCAATGCTAAAGAAGCGGTAAGAATTGAGAGTTTTTTTACTAATCTATTCATAAATACAATACTCTTTGTAAAAAATAGTCGAAAACAGACCGCTTAGCGGGCACCGAAACCGGTTAACATGGTTTGGATCGTCTTAAAGAAAATTAATACGTCAAGCGCAAAAGAGAAATGTCTAATATAGTAGAAGTCATGTTCAATTTTCACTTGCGTTTCATCTTCGGTTGCAGCATAGCCGTGCGTTACTTGCGCCCAGCCGGTAATACCCGGTTTTACGATATGACGATAGCTATAAAACGGAATATTTTGGTCGAATTGTTCCACAAATGCTTTTTGTTCCGGACGAGGGCCGATTAATGCCATATCACCCTTAAGTACATTGAAAAATTGCGGTAATTCATCAATACGTGTTTTACGAATAAATTTACCGACCCGAGTAACTCGCATATCACCAACGCTTGCCAATTTCGCACCGTCTTTCTCAGAGTCTTTACACATACTGCGGAATTTATAAATACTAAATTCTTCACCTTTCTGACCAATACGTTTTTGAATAAATAGTACCGGTCCTTCGCTTTCTAATTTAATCAGAATAGCGGTAATCAGCATTACCGGTAAGACAATTGGGAAGCTAAGTAAAACCAATACTGAATCAATAAACTGCTTGGTTCTTAAATAGGCTACTGAAGGTTGAAGTGAACCAAGGTCATTTTCATACATATGAGTAATTTTAGTACGTCCGGTAAGTGATTCGCGGATCTGGCGCACGTTATAAGTATCAACACCTGCTAGAGTTTGTTTTGAGATAAAACGTTCCCACTCATCGGTTAATTTTGGTGAGTACAGGTCTGCAACAAGTGTTTGTATATTTGAAACGACTTGATTCGGATCTTCAAGTTTTACCCAATTTACATTTGGGATTTGTTCAAGATTTTTGGCTTTACCTAACGGAATATAGTGAATAGTCGGATTTGGACCGCTATATTTCATTCGGTTTGACCAATAATCTAAACCAATCACTAATAGGATATGCCAAACAAAATAAGCAACAGAATAAGTTACTTGGAATAAAGTGATGACAACTAAACTAAAGCTATAGGTTACGATTACGCTTGGTAATAAAATGAGATTCTCATGTTTACCTGGGTAATTTGATAATTTATGTGAAAGTAATAAGTGGAATACATAGCACACTGCACCGATAAAAATACTGTGCGAAATAAAACCTTCCGGTAAATCGGCAAATATATTTAATATGAATGCAGGTAGAAAAATGGCAATTACGCCACAAATAATAAATCTCATCTTAGCTCTCCTCTAGAATAGAAATCAGTTTGTCGTTGACTTTGGCAATATCAAATTTTTGTTCGGCCATTTTGCGGCTCTCAATGCCCATATTGAGAATTTCCTGTTTGTTTCCAATGAAATAGCGCATCGCTTGCGCAAGCTCATCCACCGAATATACCGGTACCAGTAAACCGTTTTTATGATCTTCAACAGTTTCTCGGCATCCCGGTACATCTGTTGTAATAACAGCTCGACCGATTGCCATTGCCTCTTGAGTACTTCTTGGCACGCCTTCTCGATAGGATGGCAATACGAATATCGAACTGTTAGCAATCACTTCCGGGACGTTATTTACATAACCAAGATATTCGATAACACCGTGTTTGATATAATCGTCCAATGCATCTTTTGATATTGCAAAAGGGTTACCTTCATCAAAGCCACCAATAATAGTGAAGCGCGTAGTTGGATGTTCCGCTTTGATTTTTTTTGCTGCTTCAAGATATTCAAAAATCCCTTTTTCTTTTAATAGGCGAGCGATAAATAAGAAAGACACTTCTTTTGTGATATCTACTTCTTGATAACCAAATCGTTCCAGATCCACTCCAATCCCTCCTAGAATGGCGGTAGATTTTGTCGAAATACGATAAGTATCGATTAAATCTTTTTTATCATCCGGATTTAAGAAAATAAGTTTATCCAAGAAGGGGAGAGAAATTTTATAAAGCAAGACTTGGATTGCTTGCACAATCTTCGCTTTTCGTGTTTTTCCTTCTTTATAAGGCGTAAACGCATTACCTAAGCCTTCAATCATACCGATCACTTTAGGTACTTGAGCAAGTTTTGCAGCTAAAGAACCAAAAATAACCGGTTTGATAAAGGTGCTGAAGACGATATCAGGTTGAAGCTGTTTTAATTCTTTCATAAGCAGATAAACCGCTTTTAAATCTTTAACAGGGTTCATGCCTTTTGGATTAATAAAATGCGCTTTAGGAATTGCTCCCCAACCGCTGACTTCTTTTTGTTCCTTCTCCGTATAGCCATAGGCATAACAGTAAACTGTATAGCCTCTACTCACTAATTCAATGACTAATTCTTTACGGAAATTAGTAATCATGGAGGCAACATTGCCGATAAGTACGATCTTTTTCATAATAAGCTACATAAATAGAACATTTCTGTAATCGAAACAGCACAAAGCATAAGGCGAATAATTTATCCAAATGAAAAACAGCATTGTATTTTCAATAATTAGAGCAATTAAAAATAATGCTTTTAATTCAAAGGATTTTAAATATTCAAAAAATTTTCCGAAGACAGCGATGTCGAAAATAACAAAATAAAGATTAAAACGGTCAGCAATGGTTGAATAAACAAAGCTAACGGGTAAGAATATTAGAATTAAAATACACATTAAATCTAATAAACGATAGGTATTCGGGTAGCTTTCCACAAAAATATGCCGTTGCCATAAATAAACGACAATAGGTAATAAGTGGAGTGCTATCCTAAATACCGCACCTGCTGAGGATAATTCACCAGAGGTATATGCACTTTCTCCTTGTGAAATCATATAAATGATATAAAACGAGAAAAGAATGACGAATAAAGAATATAAATAAAATATTTTATTCTTATAAAATTCCGAGTTAATTAATGGTAAAAATGCGAGGAAAATAATTGCAGATTTATGAAATAAATAGGCAAGGGCAATCCACACGAAAAATTTCCATTTCTTCGGGTTTGGTGCAAATAAGGTTGAAAATGCATAACATACTAGACCTATTGCGGCAGATTGACGGGTATACCCCATACCTACGGCAATAATGGTATAAGAAAATGCAATCAGAAATGCTAGGAACAGATGTTTGAATTGGCGTGATAATTGATAAAATCCTATTATCAAACAGAACGCACAAACAAAGTTAACAAATGAAATCGAATAATTTAATTGATGGGCTAACCAGTTAAAAAATCCATATCCATATTCTGATGAACCGGCGACTTTAAAAAAATTGTCTGCTTTATATAAGTCAAAGATATATAGGTAACTAAACCAGTCTCCACCGACCTCAAAACGACCGCCAATAAAAATAAAGATAAATGCGGAGAAAATTAATAAGAAAATTTCTCCACCTTTATTTTTAGGAAGGTTTATGAGGTTCATGACAACAATAGTTGCCCAAATATACCAATAAATAAACATAAATACTTATTATTTGCTTTCTAAAATGTTGGTCAAAAATTCTGTAAAATGACAATTGTCTAGAATTGCTTCCCAAGAATACATAGACATATCTATGCGATGATATTTATCGAGTGATAAATCACATTGCTTAGCATTTATGTTTTCAAGCCAAATTGGTTCGTAGCCAATTTTTTTACAAAATTCTTCAACCCAGTAATAACGATTTGAAATCAAGCGTAATCCTGACGCTAAATATTCCAATGTCTTTGT contains these protein-coding regions:
- a CDS encoding polysaccharide biosynthesis tyrosine autokinase, whose amino-acid sequence is MNNKDVKNDEIDLMRFINVLLDNKYLLLFCTVVCAALGLSYSILSTPVYTANAVVQVDEKKSGNILKELSDGFTQESSPNTEIEVIKSRLVLAKTVEDLNLTTEVKPIRSIPFISKGLENLAGYTPDILVAEFIPENENLEELILEIGANKGEYRLYHKDGETLILEGLVNRSYANDQLKFKVSILHGNAGQRFSLKKIAELAAIERLQQRLHINEKGKQTGVIEIAIRGESQRDIKNIIKSVSESYVQQNAHKNAAEASKSLELLQNRLPEVREKLVEAENSLNKYKEDNSSIDLDLEAKSYLDRLVRIDADLNALTIKEGEIAQKFTKRHPTYVALLNQKKTLRDEKAKITKEMENLPATQRDMVSLNRELEVDQQIYMQLSNKLQELDVVRAGAVGNARILDAAQVLPNPSVLSKAVSTLLSGFLGFVLGLIISLIKALFNRTIQSPAMVKKLGLTAYTSIPNSKKQPNFSFDKFKQGRLNINNAKLLSENVPTDAAIEALRGLRADIHFAMQEAKNKVLMVSSASYDTGNTFIATNLANIVAKSGKKVLLIDVDTRYSYLDKMFDTENKNGIGEALTQSLPFESVVNPAANAHFDVISKGKITENLSEYLLGERFQQLLSWANTNYDLVIIDTPPVLSASDAAIIGRYAGTAILVGRFGETTRPELEATLQHFARTGVKLNGFVLNCTKPTANNRYL
- a CDS encoding polysaccharide export protein, translated to MNRLVKKLSILTASLALASCSLFPSSYSPIRYKNVEVKGEVLDVDKAVDAYLITPQLLKELAPFKASAQNNPALDQQIKAYQYHVGIGDVLNVTVWDHPELTTPAGTYRSAADSGNQVHANGTIFYPYVGTIKVNGLTVNQIRDRITSRLASYIMEPQVEVTVASFQSKKAYVTGEVKNPGQQFISNVPLTLLDAINKAGGLSTDADWNNVTITHRGQDEIVSVEALLQKGDLTQNRLLTDGDIIHIPRNDAQKVFVIGEVQAPQLLKIGRNGMSLTEAISASGGIDKLAADATGIFVIRGERGTKQVVEDNNGNQIEKVANIYQLDVTNPTSYILGTEFFLKPYDVVYVTTAPLTRWNRVITQVLPTITGFNDLTEGTLRIKNW
- a CDS encoding exopolysaccharide biosynthesis polyprenyl glycosylphosphotransferase; translation: MRFIICGVIAIFLPAFILNIFADLPEGFISHSIFIGAVCYVFHLLLSHKLSNYPGKHENLILLPSVIVTYSFSLVVITLFQVTYSVAYFVWHILLVIGLDYWSNRMKYSGPNPTIHYIPLGKAKNLEQIPNVNWVKLEDPNQVVSNIQTLVADLYSPKLTDEWERFISKQTLAGVDTYNVRQIRESLTGRTKITHMYENDLGSLQPSVAYLRTKQFIDSVLVLLSFPIVLPVMLITAILIKLESEGPVLFIQKRIGQKGEEFSIYKFRSMCKDSEKDGAKLASVGDMRVTRVGKFIRKTRIDELPQFFNVLKGDMALIGPRPEQKAFVEQFDQNIPFYSYRHIVKPGITGWAQVTHGYAATEDETQVKIEHDFYYIRHFSFALDVLIFFKTIQTMLTGFGAR
- a CDS encoding glycosyltransferase family 4 protein, producing the protein MKKIVLIGNVASMITNFRKELVIELVSRGYTVYCYAYGYTEKEQKEVSGWGAIPKAHFINPKGMNPVKDLKAVYLLMKELKQLQPDIVFSTFIKPVIFGSLAAKLAQVPKVIGMIEGLGNAFTPYKEGKTRKAKIVQAIQVLLYKISLPFLDKLIFLNPDDKKDLIDTYRISTKSTAILGGIGVDLERFGYQEVDITKEVSFLFIARLLKEKGIFEYLEAAKKIKAEHPTTRFTIIGGFDEGNPFAISKDALDDYIKHGVIEYLGYVNNVPEVIANSSIFVLPSYREGVPRSTQEAMAIGRAVITTDVPGCRETVEDHKNGLLVPVYSVDELAQAMRYFIGNKQEILNMGIESRKMAEQKFDIAKVNDKLISILEES
- a CDS encoding EpsG family protein encodes the protein MFIYWYIWATIVVMNLINLPKNKGGEIFLLIFSAFIFIFIGGRFEVGGDWFSYLYIFDLYKADNFFKVAGSSEYGYGFFNWLAHQLNYSISFVNFVCAFCLIIGFYQLSRQFKHLFLAFLIAFSYTIIAVGMGYTRQSAAIGLVCYAFSTLFAPNPKKWKFFVWIALAYLFHKSAIIFLAFLPLINSEFYKNKIFYLYSLFVILFSFYIIYMISQGESAYTSGELSSAGAVFRIALHLLPIVVYLWQRHIFVESYPNTYRLLDLMCILILIFLPVSFVYSTIADRFNLYFVIFDIAVFGKFFEYLKSFELKALFLIALIIENTMLFFIWINYSPYALCCFDYRNVLFM